The following proteins are encoded in a genomic region of Natrinema sp. DC36:
- a CDS encoding HEAT repeat domain-containing protein, with translation MDDSRQPPSIDQLEVLFEEEPRERLVIWAERLTEREAGARKTTLRTLRQFAERQPAALEPVLTTLALFLTDEERSIRLTTAKLFVAVAEAEPDAVESVVSPLADRLADDDEFYYVRARSAEALGYVARDHPEAVASPEVMADLRIGLSFDEPEVREKLAKALEYVALGDQERLRHHVSDLASHLTDSNELVRYHLCTALVAVGCAYPDALSESAAALCDRLDDESPYVRGRATEALGLLARSDSDVTIPDVRSAADDDSVEFLVDRVRYAIDGDDGPGDPVPEEIGTITALRDRTDEVVDEITAPDGDECPYCGLSLPEPGPPICPQCGGPR, from the coding sequence AGCCGCCGTCGATCGATCAACTCGAGGTGCTCTTCGAGGAGGAACCGCGAGAGCGGCTCGTGATCTGGGCCGAACGACTCACGGAGCGTGAGGCGGGAGCGCGGAAAACGACGCTTCGCACCCTCCGACAGTTCGCCGAACGGCAACCGGCTGCGCTCGAGCCCGTACTGACGACGCTGGCGCTATTTCTCACCGACGAGGAGCGTTCGATTCGGCTGACGACCGCAAAGCTGTTCGTCGCCGTCGCCGAGGCCGAACCGGACGCGGTCGAGTCGGTCGTCTCACCCCTCGCTGACCGGTTGGCCGACGACGACGAGTTCTACTACGTGCGCGCTCGTTCGGCGGAGGCGCTCGGCTACGTCGCGCGGGACCACCCGGAAGCGGTCGCGTCACCCGAGGTAATGGCGGACCTGCGAATCGGACTGTCGTTCGACGAGCCCGAGGTGAGAGAGAAATTGGCGAAAGCGCTCGAGTACGTGGCGCTGGGCGACCAGGAGCGGCTCCGACATCACGTTTCGGATCTGGCCAGCCATCTCACCGATTCGAACGAACTCGTTCGATATCACCTCTGTACCGCGCTGGTCGCGGTCGGCTGTGCGTATCCGGACGCGTTGTCCGAGAGCGCCGCTGCACTGTGCGATCGGTTGGACGACGAGAGTCCCTACGTCCGGGGACGGGCGACCGAGGCGCTGGGCCTGCTGGCCCGGTCGGATTCGGACGTGACGATACCCGACGTGCGTTCGGCCGCGGACGACGATTCGGTCGAGTTCCTCGTCGATCGAGTCCGCTATGCGATCGACGGGGACGACGGGCCGGGAGATCCCGTTCCCGAGGAAATCGGGACGATAACGGCTCTCCGTGACCGAACCGACGAGGTCGTCGATGAGATCACCGCTCCAGACGGCGACGAGTGTCCCTACTGTGGGCTCTCGCTCCCCGAACCGGGTCCACCGATCTGTCCGCAATGCGGTGGCCCCCGCTGA